A single window of Colletes latitarsis isolate SP2378_abdomen chromosome 6, iyColLati1, whole genome shotgun sequence DNA harbors:
- the LOC143342828 gene encoding amine oxidase [flavin-containing] A-like, which translates to MASDFNDEESVTEDYNDFDVIIIGAGLAGLTCAYNILKRSAGLEVLIIEANKEVGGRILKDYSDTFHVNSLQKHVTDLIKAFHIKIERGRNIDGKKTILYTKYGPLQNLPRYNGAEVYNFLQTMEENALDPKFSNYTSHEKATQLAETSVEQLLRRIIYLPYSRTLCRAFICSTCAMRNLNDVSALWMLVMLNGASGILNRLKITIGDSNRYFVQGGMTKIVQELFKNILKQDGKVKFVERVNEIKFNDDRAYVRTEKSYLKCEFVVVAVPPPMQDRIVIKSSSQESLYPQGLYAAGENVFFKLTYKRPPWINDFAENIVTPWDTSANLNISYDATHGNTGIFVLAGFLGEPNATQTHNKGLFDILNECFGTTDALKYVKYKEWNTVTSNLQTISSPMSVMKPTTIFNHSNYIDDLNGRILFASSEYAVNWPGTIDGAIEAGEATAYSILLRIRPQALTFHEISTLTFET; encoded by the exons ATGGCTTCTGATTTTAACGACGAAGAATCCGTTACAGAAGATTATAACGACTTCGACGTCATAATAATAGGAGCTGGTTTGGCTGGTCTCACTTGCGCGTACAATATTCTAAAGAGAAGTGCTGGGTTAGAAGTATTAATCATCGAAGCAAATA AAGAGGTTGGAGGACGGATTCTAAAAGACTATAGCGATACTTTTCACGTCAATTCCCTGCAAAAGCATGTGACCGACTTGATAAAAGCATTCCATATAAAGATTGAACGCGGACGTAATATCGATGGGAAGAAAACAATATTGTACACGAAATATGGACCATTGCAAAATTTGCCTAGATACAATGGAGCAGAAGTTTACAATTTCCTTCAAACA ATGGAAGAAAATGCATTGGATCCAAAATTTAGTAATTATACTTCTCACGAAAAAGCAACACAGCTTGCAGAAACGAGCGTTGAACAGTTATTGCGTAGAATTATTTATCTTCCTTATTCGCGTACATTGTGTCGAGCATTTATTTGCAGCACGTGTG ctatgagAAATCTAAATGATGTTTCGGCTCTTTGGATGCTGGTTATGTTGAACGGTGCTTCCGGTATACTAAATCGATTGAAGATTACGATAGGCGATAGTAATCGATATTTCGTTCAA GGTGGTATGACTAAGATTGTGcaagaattgtttaaaaatattttgaaacagGATGGGAAAGTAAAATTCGTAGAACGTGTTAACGAAATCAAATTTAACGACGATAGAGCATATGTGCGGACAGAAAAAAGCTACCTGAA ATGTGAATTTGTAGTCGTAGCAGTGCCCCCGCCAATGCAAGATCGAATTGTCATAAAATCATCGTCACAAGAATCGTTATATCCACAGGGCCTGTACGCGGCAGGTGAAAACGTATTTTTTAAACTCACTTACAAAAGGCCACCGTGGATTAACGATTTCGCAGAAAATATTGTAACCCCGTGGGATACCAGTGcaaatttaaatattagttACGATGCAACGCATGGAAATACAGGAATATTTGTGCTCGCTGGATTCCTTGGCGAACCTAATGCTACACAGACCCATAACAAAGGACTGTTTGATATACTAAATGAATGTTTTGGAACTACAgatgctctaaaatatgtaaaatataaaGAATGGAATACCGTAACATCAAACTTACAAACAATAAGCAGTCCCATGAGTGTAATGAAGCCAACTACTATATTCAATCATAGCAACTACATAGATGATCTTAACGGTAG GATTCTTTTTGCTTCGAGCGAATACGCTGTTAATTGGCCGGGAACGATAGATGGTGCGATCGAAGCTGGCGAAGCTACTGCCTACTCGATTCTATTGAGAATTAGACCACAAGCACTCACTTTTCATGAAATAAGCACTCTTAC TTTTGAAACGTAA